The genomic window GAGATAATCGCGCTCCGCGGGGCGTTTCAGGACATCACCGAGCGCAAGGAGCGCGAACGCGAACTCGAGCGCGCCGAGACGATCATTCAGGCGCTCGACGAACTGGTGTACACGCTCGACGCGGACGGGCAGTTTCGCTTCCTGAACGATGCCACGGCCTCGGTCGCCGGCTACGACCCCGAGGAACTGCTCGGCGAACACGTCTCGACGGTGATGGCCGAGGGCGACCTCGAGATCGCACGAGAGCGCGTCCGCGAGTTACTCCACGCCGACGAACCGTCCCGGACGTTCGAGATGGCCCTCGAGACCGCCGACGGCGACGTGATCGACGCGGAGAACCACATGGCGCTGTTGCCGACGGTCGACGGCGAGTTCAGCGGGACGGCGGGGGTCCTCCGCGATATCACCGAGCGCAAGGAGCGCGAGCGCGACCTCGAGCGAACGACGGAACTGCTCGAGCAGGCCGAGCGGCTCGCGGGGATGGGCGGCTGGGAACTCGATGTCCGCGACGACTCACAGGAGGTGACGCTTACCGGCGGACTGCGTCGGCTGTACGAACTCCCGCCGGGCGCGGCGATCGACGCCGAACGGGCGGCCTCGTTCCTGCACCCGGACGACCGGGCGGCCGTTCTCGACACCGTCGACGCGGCGCTCGAGAACGGCGAGAGTTACGAGATCGAACACCGCATGCTGACGGCCGACGGGAACGAACGGTGGATCCGATCGGTCGGCGAACCCGTCCGAGAGGACCGGGAGGGACGCCGCCCTGCCGACGCCCGATCGGCGGCCGACGGCGACGAGATCGTCGGCGTCCGCGGGACGATCCAGGACATCACCGACCACAAGGAACGCGAACTGGCGCTCGAGTCGCTCCACGGCGCCGCCCGCGACCTCCTCGGGACCGAGACCGACCGGGAGGTCGCGGAGCTGGTCGTCGAGACGGCCGCGGAGATCCTCGAGCCCTCGAGCGTGGCCGTCTACGGCCTCGACTCAGACGTGAATCGACTCGAGCCGATCGCCGTCACCGACGGGTTCGAACGGCTCTGTGACGGCGCGTCGTCGGTCGCCGTCGGCGACGGCGACTCCGTCCTCTGGAACGCCTACGTGACGGGGACGGGGACGGTCGTCGACGATCCGGCCTCGTTCGATCGGTCGCCGGTCTTCGGCCCGGACGTCGAGAGCGGAATCGTCGTGCCGATCGGCGACCACGGCGTCTTCGCGGTCGCGTCGGGCGGCGACCCGATCGACGCCGCGGCCCGGCAGTTGATCGAGACGCTCGTGGCCACGACCGAGGCCGCGTTCGACCGCCTCGAGAGCGAGACCAGCCTCCGCGAGCGGGAAACCGAACTCGAGGAACGGAACCGGCGGCTCAACCGCCAGATCGAGATCACGGAACTCATCAGACGGATCGATCAGGTGCTCATCGGCGCGGACGGCCGCGAGGAGATCGAACGGACCGTCCCCGAACGGCTGCTCGAGGCCGACGCCGTCTCCTTTGCGTGGATCGGGGCCCTCGACGCCAGCGGCACCCGCCTCGAGCCCCGCGCGTGGGCCGGCTCCGGGCAGGCGTACTTAGACGACGTGCCCCTCGAGTACGACGCGTCGGCCGAGCCGTCGGTTCGGACCGCCCGAAGCGAAACGCCGACGGTCGTCTCGAACACCGTCGACGGACTGCAGGGCGAGGGCTGGCGGCGACGGGCGCTGGATCGCGGATTCCAGTCGGTTATCAGCGTCCCGCTCACCTACGCGGAGTACACCTACGGCGTCCTCACGGTCTACGCCGACGAGCCGGACGCGTTCGGCGACCTCGAGCGGACGGTCGTGACGGAGCTCGGAGAGGGGATCGCGAACGCGATCACCGCCGTCAAAACGCGGGAGGCACTGCACGCCGAGACGCTGCTCGAACTCACGCTCCGGATCGAGGGCTCGGACGACATCCTCTCGCGGCTCGCGACGGCGACGGGGGCCCGCGTCGAGTACGAGGGCCTCGGTGCCCACTCGTCCGACGAGACGCTCCTGTTCTTCGAGACCGGCGGCGTCCCGGCCGACGACGTGCGGGCGGCCCTCGACGACCTCGTCTCGGTCACGTCGTATCGACTGATCAGCGATGCGGACGGCGGCTGTCGCTTCGAGGCGACCGTCGCGAGCGATGTCCTCGCCGCGCGGCTGGTCCGCCGCGGCGGCAGCCCGCGCTCGATGCACGCCGACGGCGACCAATTGGAGCTCACTGTCGACGTGCCGACGGGCACCGACGTTCGCGAGTTCGTCGACGTGCTCCGAGAACAGTACGCGACCGTTGAACTGCAGGCTCGCCGCCACGTCGAGCGCTCCATGGGCACGCGGAGCGAACTCGTCACCTCCCTGTTCGACGTGCTGACCGACCGGCAACTCGAGGTGCTGCGGACGGCCTACTTCGCCGGCTTCTTCGACTGGCCCCGCGAGAGCACCGGCGAGGAGATCGCCGAGATGCTCGGCGTGACCCAGCCGACGGTCAACCGACACCTGCGGATCGGCCAGCGGCGGCTGTTAGCGCAGTTGTTCGAGGACGAGTCCGCCGTCCCGGCGGAGTGAGCGGCTGGGTCGCGCGGCCACGTCGGCTCGAGTCCCGGGAGAGGAACGCCCAAGGGGCCGGTGACCGTACCACGGCGCATGGCAACACCGTCCCGCCGTCGGACCGACGGGCCGCTCCGTTCGATACTCGTCGCCGCCGGGCTCGCGATCGTCGGACTCGGGTCCCAACAGGTGACGACGATCCCCGCGTTCCTGTTGGATTCGCAGTTGATCTACGCGCCGGCGCAGGCGTCGATCGGCAGCCGCGCGCTGGTGTTGATCCTCGGGTTCGTCGGGTTCGTCCTCGTCGGCGGCCTCTATCTCGCCGTCACCGACCGCGGCTGGTCGTACGTCGACCTCCGAACGCCGACGCGCCGGGACTGGGGCTACGTCCTCGCCGGCATCGTCGGCAGCCTCGCCTTTTACGTCCTCATCAGCGTACTCGTGCAGTTTCTCTCGCTGCCGACCGCGGACAACTCGGTCACGACCTATATCGGCGACGACCAGACGATGGTGCTGGTCATGATCGTCATCGTCTTCGTCTTCAACGCGCCGACCGAGGAGTTCCTCTACCGGAACATCGTCCAGAAGCGCCTCTACGACGCCTTCTCGCGCCCGCAGGCGGTCGTCATCGCCAGCGCCATCTTCGGGCTGATTCACTTCCCGGTGTACGCCGTCCTCTCCGAGTCGCTGCTCGCGACCGCCGTTCCGGTCGCGGTCGTCTTCGGCGGCGCGATGATCTTCGGATACCTCTACGCGAAAACGGACAACCTCTTCGTTCCGATCGCCGCCCACGCCGCCTTCAACGCCGTCCAGTTCGGACTGCTCTACATCGCGATGGAGTACGACCTCGAGACCGCCGACCCGTCGACGTCGATGCTGGTCGAACTCGCGTCGGCCGCGCCGCTGTAGACCGCGATCGCTCACGACCGCCGCGCCGTCCGGTCCTTTATTACCGACCGGCGGTGAGGGAGTGGTATGTCTCAGGCGAAGGGCGACCGCCGCGAGCGGGAACTCGTCAACGAACTCGACGAGGCCGGCTTCGCGGTGATGCGTGCGCCCGCCAGCGGCTCCGCGACCGAGCGCGAACTCCCCGACGTGCTCGCCGGTGACGGCGAGCAGTTCTACGCGATCGAAGCGAAGTCGAGTTCCGGCGATCCGATCTACCTCACCGGCGAAGAAGTCGAGGCGCTGACCTTCTTCGCCCAGAATTTCGGCGCGAAACCCCGCATCGGCGTCCGCTTCGACCGTGAGGACTGGTACTTCTTCCACCCCGGCGACCTCCACGTCACCGACGGCGGGAACTACCGCGTCAAGAAGGAGACGGCCCTCGCCGACGGCACCGACTTCCCCGAGTTCACCGGCGAGTCCGAGAAGGTCACGCTCGAGGAAGTCGCCGACGGCGGCGACGACGGACCGGACGAGGACACCCTGCGCGTGCTCAACGCCGTCCAGCAGGGCGTCATGGACGTCGACGAGGCCGCGGACCTGCTCGAGTGAGCGGTCCTCGGAGCCCACGAGTCGGCCGTCGTTCTCGGCGCGTAACCGGGTAATTTATCCGGGATAGTTAGAATTCCTACGTATGTCGACGGGCTCCGGATGGGGGTCCCCGGTCGCCACCGGCGTTTCCGTCGTAGCGTTCGCGTTCGCGACGATCGGGGTGGCCGCGATCGGCTGGATAACGAGTCTGCTCCTGTGGACGGTCGCGATCGGTCCCGGTTCAGCGCTGACTGCGGCGACCGTCTTCGCGGCCGTTCCGCTGCTCGTCCTCGGGTACGTCGCCGTCTCCGCGGAGGGCTACCCCACGCTTTCGATGGCCGCCTACGTGGTCTGTCTCGCGGGTGCGACGGTCGCCTTCCTCGCCGCCGTCTGGACGACGGTGTTCCTGTTCGTCGTGATCCCGCTCGGAATCGACGGTGCGGCGACCGCGGCGGGGATCGTTACGCTCGCGCTCGCCGTCGCCATCGCGGCGGTCTCGGTGGCGGCCGTCACCGCGGTCGGGGAGTCGACGGACTGGACGCTCGTGTTTCGAATGGCCGTCGCGGTTCTCCTGCTCGTGCTCGTCACCGTCGGCTTTCTCGCGACGCTCTGGCTCCTCGCGTTCGCCCTCTCGGCGCTGGTCGTCGGGCCGATCCTCGGGGTGTATACGGCCGGCGGGATCACGCTCCTCGTGCTAATCGCGCTCGGTTACCGCGAGTACACGCAGGTCGCGTCCATCGAACAACGGGCGGACGCGACGCCGACGACCGCCGACGACCTGCCCGGCATCCACGCGACGACGACGGCGGTCGCATCCCAGCTCGGCGTGCCGCTGCCGACGATTTCCATCTCCGAAACCCACGCTCCGGAAGCGATGGTCGTCGGCTTCCGGCCGAGCGAGACCCACCTCATCCTCTCCTACGGTGCCGTCACCGCCCTCTCGGACGACGAACTCGAGGCGGTCATCGCCCACGAACTCGCCCACGTGGCGAACAGGGACGCGATGGTGATGACGGCCGTCTCGACGCCGGTCGTCCTCGCCGACGGCCTGCGGGCGCGGGTCCGCGACGATCTGCCGTTCCGCGGCGGTCGACGGCGAGTCGAGGAAGAGGAGTGGGAACCGCCCGCGGCGGAACCCGACCCCGAAACGGAGTGGGGCGACGAGGAGATTTTCGGGCCGAACGACGAGTGGCGAGCGGCGACGCATTCGCCCGATCCGGACGACGACGAGGACGACGAGAGCGACGGTTGGCTCCTCAGTCTGGTGTTGTTCGTCGCCGCGACCGCCGCGTGGCTCGGAAGCCGCGCGATCACCGCCGTCCTCTCGCGGGCGAGGGAGACGGCCGCGGATCGCACCGCCGTCGAGGTGACCGGGTCGCCGGCCGCCCTCGCCGGCGCGCTGCGGGCGCTTGACGACCGCATCGCGGCGACGCCGAACCGAGACCTGCGCGAGGTTGCGAGCGTCTCGTCGCTGTCGATCCTGCCGCTCGAGCCGATGACGACCGACCCGGAGACTCCCGATTCTGTCCTCGGCGGGCTCCGACACCGGCTCTCCCGACTCCGGGTCCGGCTGTTCCGGACCCATCCGCCGACCGAACAGCGCCTCGCCGAACTCGAGGCACTCGAGCGGGAGCGCCGCTGATCGATCGGCGTCGAACTCGGAAAATCGGAACCCGGGAACCGGTCTACGCCGCCGTCTCGAGGCGGGTCCGCGGGAAGACGTAGACCTTCAGCGACGATGGGACGACGCCGTTTCGGGCGACGGTGGCGTGGGGGTAGACCGCGCCGACGACGGGCACGTCGGGGTCGTAGCCCTCGTTCGTCCCGTACTCGGCGACGGTGCAGTCGGCCGAGCCGATTTCGACGGCGTCGGCCCGTAGGTCAGAGACGTCGACGACGGTGAGGCGGTCGCCCGTCTCGCGGTCGATAACGGTGTCGCCGGGGCCGATCGCGTGCTCGTCGCAGTAGAACGGCGCGGTCGCGTCCTCCGCGACGAACATCGTCTCGTCGCAGTCGTGGCAGGTGACCGAGACCTCGCCCGGTGGCGGGGTGCGCCCCTCCGTGATCTCGATCGCGACCCGGCGGATGTGCTTGCAGCGGGCCTCGCGGAAGACGTGATCCGGACAGGTACACCTGCCCGCCTCGAGATCGACGAGGTAGGTGTGGTCGCTCGCGGACTCGACCTCGTAGAGGCCGTCGCCGAGGGGCAACACCGACATCGGTTCGGTGCGCGCCCGGCGCGAGCGCTCCGTGAGATGGTCGGCAGACGGTACGTGAAGCGGCGCTTTCGGTGACGCTATTGTTTTCATGGGTGCGTCGGGATGGGGTTCGCTGGTCGGCTGGCTATTCGACGCAGATAGGGCCTCGAGGGCAATAACGGCCGCGCCTGCATGCTCAAGTGCGACCTTTATGCCGGGTGCACCCGCCGCGATCAGCCTCCAGCTAACGCCGCTTGCCCCCCTTCGAAGCGCTTTTCACCGGGCCGACGAAAGCGATTAGTCAATGGTCGAACGCGAACAGCTCATCGAAATCGCCGTGTCCGTGGGTTCGGTCGTCCTGATGATCGCGGCCATGGTCTACGTCGGCTCCGCCTACGGAACCGAAAACAGTACGCTCTCGCCGGAGGGCGGTCAGATGCTCGTCGGGGTTATCATCGGGTTTATCCTCCTGATGACCGCGGTCGGCATCGCGCTGGCCTACCTGCTGAACGATCCCGAGGACGGCCTCGAGACGAACGACGATGACGATGTCGACGCACAGGGCACGTTCTGAACCCGTCGGTACGTTTTTCTCCTTGGGCAGTTGACATTCGGTATGGTGCGTTCCGACGACACGCCGACCCGACGCTATCGCTCCCGACTCGGCCGAGTCGCCGCCGTCGTCACGGTCGCGTTGCTCGGTTCGTCGCTGCTCGTGCGGTCGACAGCGATCGTCGACCCCGTCACCGCCATCGGCGGGTTGATCGTCTTCTCGGCGCTTGCAATCGGCCTCGAGTGGCGACGATCCGCGACGGACGATCCGTCGTCCGCTGACGAGTCCGAGGACGAGGATCGCTCGAACGTCTGGGACGCGATTCCGTCGTGGCAGTACGGGGGCCGTCACGTCGAGTCCGGCGGTATCACCCGCGGCGAACAGGAACGGGCGCTGCAGGACATTCAACGGCAGGCCGAGGAACTGTCGGACGAACCGCCGGAAAACTAATCGGTCGATGGTTTCGATCGAGCGCGGACCGACCGCGGAGTCAGTCGCCGCTCGCTGACTGGCCGTCGTCCTCCGCTTCTCGCCAGTCCTCGAGTTCCTCGTCGTCGGCGTCGTCGATCCGCTGCTCGTAGTAGGCCATCGGGTGCGGAATCCGCTCGCAGAGGTCGTCTTTGTTCACGCAGTCGCCGTAGGACTGCATGGTCGCACACGAGGGGGCCGAGTACTCCGTCGGCGAGCTATCACCGCGGATGTGGTCGGTCTGGTAGCGGGTCATCTCCTCGCCGAACGACGAGTTGACGCGATAGAGGTCGACGACCTGGTCGGTGGTCATCCCGATGCTCGTCAGGAAGGCGGTGATCGCGAACCGGGAGTGGTGGGGCAGGTGCTCGCCCTTCTGGATCTGGTCGAGCAGGGCCTTCATACACGGCGGGAACAGGTCCGGCACGACGGTATCGATGTCCTGTGTCAACTCGAGGTCGGCCAGTACCTCTCGGATCTCGGCGGTCTCGTCCTCGAGTGCGGACCCGATCGCCTCGGGCACCTCGAAGGGAAGCCCGTCCTCGATGCGACCCCGGATCGCCTCCCGGAGAAGCGTGAGCAGTTCCTCCTCGTCGACGGGGACTTCGCCGGCTTCTAACGGCTGGTTGACGAGTCGCCACTCGTCGTCCCAGAGGTCTTCGGCCAGCGGCAGGTAGGTGCCGACATCGATTCGGTACGCGTCGCCGCTCGTCTCGCGGACCGCATCCCGGAGGTCGAACTCCGCGAGCAGTTCGTCGAGTTCCAGCCCCGTCGACTCGACGCTTTTCAGTTCGGTGGTATCGGCCATGTCGGCGGTGAACCGCTCGTAGGCCGTCGCGGCCTCGGCCCGGGCGTACTTGCGGACGAGCACGCGTTCGTCGACCATCGATACGAGGACCCGGGCGACGGGGTAGGAAAGCAGTTCGATGCGGGCGTCGCGGTGTGGCTCCCCGGTCTCACCCGACTCGAGCGCGGTAATAACGCGTTGGCGCGCGCGATCGACGACCGCCCGATCCTGTTCGACGACGGTCGCCAGATCGACCGCCTCCGTCGCGACGGACTCGCGGGCCGCCTCGAGAAACGGGTATCGGGCGTGAAGTCGCTGCATCGGTAAAACGATATTACTCCGATGGGATAAACGCGCTGATTAGCATAATCATCTCTTATTACGACCGTCGTTCCGGCGGACGTATCTCGCCGCCCGTTGCCCGGGAATAGTCGGCGACGCCGCAGGTAATAAAGTCGGCACCGGCAGTCGACGGCGGCACGCGAGATCGCCCGACGTCGTTTGGCTCCCGTTTCGATGATCGATTTCAAGGGAGTCCGACACGTCGTCTCGAGTATGCCACAGGCGACGAGAGACGGCGTGTCGATCTACTACGAGTACGACCGGAGCGACGGCGAGCGGCGAGCGCCGGTCGTGTTCGTGCAGGGACTCGGATTCGGCCGGTGGATGTGGCGCTGGCAGCGCGAGGCCGTCGCCAGCGAGTACGACGTGGTGGCCCCCGATAACCGGGGGACCGGCCGGTCGGATACCGGCCTCCCGCCGCTGGTTCCGCGGCTCCCGGCCAAACTCCGCGCCCCGGTCCTCCGCAAACTGGCCGGCTACTCGATCGGCGGACTGGCCGCCGATTTGGAGGCCGTCCTCGACGATGCGGGGATCTACGACGCCCACATCGTCGGCGCGAGCATGGGCGGGATGATCGCCCAACGCTACGCGATCGAGTACTCCCGAGCGAAGTCGCTGACGCTCTGTTGTACGTCCCACGGCGGCCCCGACGCGGCCCCGGTGCCCGACGAGACCCAAGCCCACATGTTCGACACGCCCGACGGCGCGAGCGAGCGGGAGACGCTCCGCCACCGGATGCGGCCCGCGTTCAACGAGCGGTTCACCAACCGGAACCCACATCTCATCGACCGGATTCTCGAGTGGCGACTGGAGCAGGACGCCGACGACCCCGCTCGCGAGGCCCAAGCCGCCGCCGTCCTGAACTTTGACGTCAGCGATCGCCTCGACGGACTTCGAATCCCGACGCTCATCCTCCACGGGACGGACGACCGGGTCGTCCCCGTCGAGAACGCGCGGCTGCTCGAGGAGAAGATCTCAGACAGCCGTCTCGAACTCGTCGAGGGCGGCTCGCACCTCTTCTTCATCGAGAACGCCGACGACGTGAACGAGCAGTTGCTCGCGTTTCTGGACGAACAGGAGTAACGAGAGTCGCGCCGGCGGCGGGGACTCGAGTGAGGGTGCGGTCGAGAGAACTCGTCCTCAACTGGCCGTCGCGGTGGCGTCTCGAATCCGTATCTCGCCGTCGGTTCGGACGCCGATATCGAACGCGTCGTAGGTGAACCACACCTCGTGGGTCCCCGCGTCGCCGACGCGTTGGCCGTGCTCGACGAGGGAGTCGAGCGCGTCGGGATCGACGGCCTCGTACAGCGGCGGGAGGTCGGCCGGCTCCGCCTCTCGGAGCGCGGCGACCGCGGTGACGACGGCCTCGCTCGGCCGCTCGCTGGCGGGATCGAACGTTGCGACGCAACTCGTGTCGCGTGGCTCCGACTCGTCCGTGGAATCGTTCGCGGAGGGCATATGTCATCCGAGAACGAGTGTCCCGGTAGCCGCTCTCCTTTCCATATCGAATTTTTAAGTAGTCCGACGGACGGAACGGCATCGAGTCGCTCCCTCACACCGATGGAGTCGGCGGCGGGAGCCGATACCGAGAAACTGCGAAAACGGCAGTGCGTTACTCGCTCTGGATGCGCGGCGCGAGCATGTAGGTGACCTGTCCCTGCCCCTCCGCGAAGCCGAAGTAGATCTTGACGGGGAACTCCTCGCCGAGGTCGAGCGTGACCTCGGTGTCTTTCGGGATCGCCTTGTTCATGTCTTTGAGATAGTCGAGCGAGAACAGCGAGTGAGCGGGGCCGACCTGCAGGTCGATCAGATCGTCTCGAGTAAGCTCGAGGTGGACGTCGTCGGTGTCGCCCGCCGCGTCGACGTAGAAGTACTCTTCAGTCTCGTCGACGCCGAGCGCGATGTGGTCGGAGACCATATCCGCGGCGGTCACCGAGCGGTTGACGTCTTTGCCCTCGAGGACGACCTCTCCGGGGAGATCGAGGTCCGGAATGTCCGGTTCCTGTCGGATCGAATCGGGGTCGATGAGCGCGAGCGTGTACTCGAGGCCGTCGATCTGGATCTGGAGTTTGCGGGTCTCCTCGTCGAGTTCGAGTTGGATGAGTTGGCCGGATTCGGCCATGCCAGCGATGTCTTCGAGCCGCGAGAGGTCGACACCGATCAGCCCGCCGTCGGCTTCGTACGATTCGAACGCAGCCGCATCGAGCGAGAGGTCGACCATCCCGACGTTCGCGGGGTCGACGGCCCGGATTTCCAGACCGTCCTCCTCGAGGTGGATCTTGCACTCGTCGACCAGCACGCTGATCGAATCCAGCGCGCTGGTGAGCGTTTCGGCGCTCACGATGGCCTTGAACATATAGGTCGGGGTACGGACGGTCGACATAAAAAGCCACCCTTTACGCGCGGACGGAACCGCGGTCGGCGGCGCGGAGGGTGGTTCGGACGGTCGCTCGACGGACGGGGAATTCGCATGCTCACTCGAGAGGATATCGCGAAGACGAGACGCGAGACTTCCCGATCCGGTTCCGCCCGCGATCGCGTCTCGTATCGCCCCACTCGCCTCAGTATTCGCCGCGCAACCGGATCTCTTCGTCGGTGATCTCGCCGATCGCGTCGTTTCGGAGGGGATACCGGCTCCCGGTGTCCGGGCCCCAGCCGAGTCTGGTCTTGAGTTCGCCGCCGATCTCGTCGTTCGGGTCGACGTAGGCCGTTCCGTCCTCAACGTCGAGGACGACCCCGATTTCGGTGCCGTTGCTGTCGATGACGCGCTTTCCGCCGTCCTCGGTCGTGATCTCGTCGCCCATGGTCGCCGGTCCACGCTTCGGCGGGATAACTGCTGGCCCGGCGTTCGAAACCCGCCGGACCGGTCGGAGCCGACTGCAGAACGGATCGCCGAAACGAAAGGGTTGATAGTTCGGTAGCGGAGATTCCCGGCTAGCGAATGCCTATCGATCAGTTGGTGGCGCTCCTCGAGAACGAGTCGGTCCGAGAGGCCCTTGTGATCGTCTACGAACGATCGGACGGTGGCACGGAGGAACTCGAGTGGAGCGACGTCAGGGACTCCCTGTCGAGCGATCAGTGGGGAACACTCATCGAACGAGAGGTGCTCGTCAGCGCCGGGACCGGATTCGCGATCGCGGAGCCCGACCAGGTCGAGCGCCTTCTCGCGGGAGACGATTCGTCCGAGCGCACAGGGACGGGAGACGAGCCCTCCGAGCACACGGGGCTGGACGATATCGAGTCACCGTCCTGGACCTCCGCAGACAAGGCCGCGGGCGTGTTCGCACTCTTTCTGTTCGCCGGCTACTGGAACGCCCAGATCCGGAACATCGTCGCGTCGGTCGAGAGCGTCGTACTCGGCCCCGTCGCCGAATTCGTGCCGTTTCACCTCATCATCGTCTTCCTCGCGGTCGTCACCGGGCTCTATTCGACCATCTTACAGTCCCGCCTGATGGACCGCGAGAAACTCGAGGAGTACAAACAGCGGATGGAGGACCTCCGAGAGCGAAAGGAGGCGGCGACAGAGCGCGGCGACGACGCGGCCCTCGAGCGGATTCAGGAGGAGCAGATCGCGGCCGCCGGCGACCAGTTCGGCATGTTCAAGCTACAGTTTCGGCCGATGGTCTGGATCATGCTGTTGACGATTCCGGTCTTTCTCTGGCTCCGTTGGAAAGTCCGCGGTGGCCATCTCGGTGCCGGGGAAACGGGGCTGGTCGTCCCGCTCGCGGGCTCGGTCACGTGGCAGCAATCCCTCGTCGGCCCGATGCAGACGTGGATCGTCTGGTATTTCGTCTGCTCGATGGCGGCCCGACAGCTCATTCAGAAGACGCTCGATCTCCGGACCGGGTCGTCCTCGTAGCCCTCCGACTGCGGATTCGGCCGTCGAAACGACGAGTCGCGACACCTATCCGTCTCGACCGGCTAGTCGCGATAACTGAGTGACACGCTGATGGCAGGCAAAGACCACTACTACAACAAAGCGAAACAGGAGGGGTATCGCTCGCGAGCGGCCTACAAGCTCAAACAACTCGACGAACTCGAGAACGTCATCGACCGCGGCGACACGGTCGTCGACCTCGGTGCGGCACCGGGCGGCTGGCTCGAGGTCGCGGCTGAGGAAGTCGGTCCGGAGGGGAACGTCATCGGCGTCGACTTCCAGCGGATCAAGGAATTCGACGATCACGACAACGTCGAGACGCTCCGCGGGGACATGACCGAGGACAAGACCCGGGACCGGGTCATCGACGCCGCCGGCGGTCCGGTCGATGCCGTGATTTCGGACATGGCCCCCAACATGTCCGGCGAGTACTCGCTCGATCAGGCCCGCTCGCTGCACCTCGCGCGACAGGCCTTCGAGACCGCGCTCGAACTCCTCGACAACGGCGGGGACTTCGTCGTGAAGGTCTTCGAGGGCCCGGACGTCGACGACTTCCGGGCGGACGTCGAGGAGGAGTTCCAGTACGTCCGCGCGACCTCGCCGAAGGCCAGCCGCGACGAGTCCTCCGAGGTCTACTTCATCGCCAAGGGTCGGCTCACCGCCTCGGTGCGGCCGGGCGACGAACTCGAGGTCGAGATCGAGGCCGTCGGCGGCGAAGGCGACGGGATGGCGAGCGTCGACGGCTACCGGCTGTTCGTCCCGAACACCGAGGAAGGAGAGACGGTCTCCGTCCGCGTCGAGGACGTCAAGCCGAACTTCGGGTTCGCACAGCGGATCGACCGGGACTGACCGATTGAGCGGGCCGACCGCTGCTATTCCTGGTCCTCGAGGCGGTCGTGGCGTTTGTCGATCTCGTCTAAGATATCCAGGTTCTTGCGGATCGAGGAACGGATCGCGTCGCTGCGGTTGACGAACTTGCCGTCGTCGCCGACGTGGTCGTCTAAGTCGTTGAGGAGTTCCTGCGGGATTTCGACGCTGATCTTGGGCATCAGTCTGGGTAGTCGTTCGCACGTCGCCGACTTAAGCCGTCGGCTCGCGGCACCGCGTTACTCGACGACGGTCGCACCGGCGTCGCCGTCCGGGTCCGCGTCGGCCGCCGAGCCGCCGCCACCGCCGCCGAACAACCGGCCGCCACCGGTCAGGACGTAGAGGACGGCGAGGCCGATCAGGTACGTGAGCGCGATCGGGATGGAAAACAGCAACATCATCAGCACGCCCTTCGGGCTGAAGAAGGCCGCGATGACGAAGATTCCGACCACGACCGGCCGCCACCGCTCGAGCATCGAGCGGTAGCTGACGATTCCGCCGGCGTGGAACAGCGCCATCGTGACGATGATGTTCAGCAGGAAGCCGATGCCGACAGTGGTGAAGATCACGAGCCAGAAGAAGCTCTTGATCCGGTAGGAGATGACCATCCCGTTACTGAGCGCGTCCGAGACCAGATACGAGATGATCGTCGGCGCGACGTAGAAGAAGCCGAGGTAGGTCCCGACCGCGAAGCCGGCCAGAAGGCCGCCGCCCCAGACGACGAACGTGCGACGGTCGCCGTAGACCAACCCGCGCTCTTTGGCGGCCGGCCAGGCGT from Natrinema versiforme includes these protein-coding regions:
- the hjc gene encoding Holliday junction resolvase Hjc, producing the protein MSQAKGDRRERELVNELDEAGFAVMRAPASGSATERELPDVLAGDGEQFYAIEAKSSSGDPIYLTGEEVEALTFFAQNFGAKPRIGVRFDREDWYFFHPGDLHVTDGGNYRVKKETALADGTDFPEFTGESEKVTLEEVADGGDDGPDEDTLRVLNAVQQGVMDVDEAADLLE
- a CDS encoding PAS domain S-box protein; translation: MDVTAVHTGTLADAPRHLLAALLVVVGVLIAVGTGTPLPDLAAIGIGSEPGSGLFFLGLAARRGSDRTDDIERLTDDLRRFVSRIDGDEPAPFADEPATVAEPDDCSAGDEPVDFTIDRDDEVGKLAAVVDDLAASVRERERRRAESERYRRDLYRITSDPDLQGEAKVRRLLELGCDRLGVETGIVSRIDEADGRYAVETAIGRDGELEGTELDLSTIYCRDTVTSDDILGIYDAAATGREDHPAAEELGISCYVGGKIVVEGELYGTLCFLNREPRDEPFTPAETSFVDLMTRWISHSFERHASVRTIRERERRLERAQAFTDDILDALDDVFYILDEDGEVRRWNESLAAVTGYTDAEIAEMHALDFFDETDRSRISTAIEDAYETGDTRTEAELVTTAGERIPYEFVASPLEAPTGETVLAGIGRDISEREETERRLREREARLERTTRLLEQSQQLAAVGAWQLDVTTAPAEMQWTDEVYRIHGLSPDEEIDLERAIEFYHPDDRPQIRRAVERALEDGEAYDLEHRVQTIDGDVRWVRSIGEPVRADGDDGEIIALRGAFQDITERKERERELERAETIIQALDELVYTLDADGQFRFLNDATASVAGYDPEELLGEHVSTVMAEGDLEIARERVRELLHADEPSRTFEMALETADGDVIDAENHMALLPTVDGEFSGTAGVLRDITERKERERDLERTTELLEQAERLAGMGGWELDVRDDSQEVTLTGGLRRLYELPPGAAIDAERAASFLHPDDRAAVLDTVDAALENGESYEIEHRMLTADGNERWIRSVGEPVREDREGRRPADARSAADGDEIVGVRGTIQDITDHKERELALESLHGAARDLLGTETDREVAELVVETAAEILEPSSVAVYGLDSDVNRLEPIAVTDGFERLCDGASSVAVGDGDSVLWNAYVTGTGTVVDDPASFDRSPVFGPDVESGIVVPIGDHGVFAVASGGDPIDAAARQLIETLVATTEAAFDRLESETSLRERETELEERNRRLNRQIEITELIRRIDQVLIGADGREEIERTVPERLLEADAVSFAWIGALDASGTRLEPRAWAGSGQAYLDDVPLEYDASAEPSVRTARSETPTVVSNTVDGLQGEGWRRRALDRGFQSVISVPLTYAEYTYGVLTVYADEPDAFGDLERTVVTELGEGIANAITAVKTREALHAETLLELTLRIEGSDDILSRLATATGARVEYEGLGAHSSDETLLFFETGGVPADDVRAALDDLVSVTSYRLISDADGGCRFEATVASDVLAARLVRRGGSPRSMHADGDQLELTVDVPTGTDVREFVDVLREQYATVELQARRHVERSMGTRSELVTSLFDVLTDRQLEVLRTAYFAGFFDWPRESTGEEIAEMLGVTQPTVNRHLRIGQRRLLAQLFEDESAVPAE
- a CDS encoding CPBP family intramembrane glutamic endopeptidase, whose product is MATPSRRRTDGPLRSILVAAGLAIVGLGSQQVTTIPAFLLDSQLIYAPAQASIGSRALVLILGFVGFVLVGGLYLAVTDRGWSYVDLRTPTRRDWGYVLAGIVGSLAFYVLISVLVQFLSLPTADNSVTTYIGDDQTMVLVMIVIVFVFNAPTEEFLYRNIVQKRLYDAFSRPQAVVIASAIFGLIHFPVYAVLSESLLATAVPVAVVFGGAMIFGYLYAKTDNLFVPIAAHAAFNAVQFGLLYIAMEYDLETADPSTSMLVELASAAPL